In a single window of the Dreissena polymorpha isolate Duluth1 chromosome 3, UMN_Dpol_1.0, whole genome shotgun sequence genome:
- the LOC127872349 gene encoding merozoite surface protein CMZ-8-like, with protein MSFEWIVQGDHPQSPTSPKVHSFPHPCTPGLSRTPIVVQSGEVVANCSTPVTATQPKVSVPTTQPGDLGTPVSPGAKPIRTTNHGRQAGMLSTPSSPEVPHTPLNHSAAPPRGSSTGLQRPLPTIESMPKSTDHPVLNPKRLSFGQPNDKTPTPTATRVPRAIVHLQPHNQAGRKEAPLRPSRRGNEGKPCIV; from the coding sequence ATGTCATTCGAATGGATAGTACAGGGTGACCATCCGCAATCGCCAACATCTCCGAAAGTTCACTCCTTTCCACACCCCTGCACGCCAGGCTTATCAAGAACACCCATTGTAGTACAATCAGGAGAGGTAGTCGCCAATTGCTCGACTCCAGTCACAGCTACTCAGCCAAAGGTGTCTGTTCCTACTACTCAACCTGGTGATTTGGGCACGCCTGTCAGCCCTGGCGCAAAACCAATAAGGACCACCAATCACGGGCGTCAAGCAGGGATGCTATCCACACCATCATCGCCAGAAGTTCCACACACGCCTCTCAACCACAGCGCAGCACCGCCAAGGGGCTCATCGACAGGACTACAAAGACCACTGCCAACCATTGAGTCAATGCCAAAGTCGACCGACCATCCAGTGCTTAATCCCAAGCGCCTTAGTTTTGGTCAACCAAACGATAAGACCCCTACGCCAACCGCGACCCGAGTACCGCGTGCTATTGTTCATCTTCAACCGCACAACCAGGCTGGGCGTAAAGAAGCACCTCTTCGACCTTCGAGACGGGGCAATGAGGGAAAGCCTTGTATTGTTTAG